The following nucleotide sequence is from Treponema pectinovorum.
TGCCTAAATTGTCTGTTCCAAAAAGATGAACAATGCTTAATCCCTTTAATTTTAACGAAGAATCTGTTGCCTCATAATCGTATGGAAGATGTATGAGTCCTAAAACCATAATCAAAATGATAAAAGAGAACATACAAAATCCAACAAAAAAAGTTTTATTCTCCCAAATTTTTTTTATCATCTTATTTCCTCGTTTGTTTTACTGCGTCTTGACCGCAAATGAATTTTAAAATAACTTTTTCCGTATGTTAAAAGGAAAAACTGTAATTTTAGGCGTTACCGGAAGTATCGCCTGTTATAAAAGTGCAAGCCTTGTAAGCTTGCTTGTAAAAGCTCATGCACAAGTTCATGTGATAATGACGAAAAATGCACTCAATTTTATTACGCCAATAACTTTTGAAACTTTGTCCTGCAACAAATGCCTTACAGATACTTTTGATCGCAATTTTGACTTTGATGTAAAACACGTTTCTCTTGCAAAAAAAGCCGATATTTTTGTGATTGCTCCAGCTACTGCAAATACAATAGCAAAAATTGCTCATGGCATTGCAGATGATATGCTAACAACAACCTTTCTTGCTTCTTCTTGCAAAAAAATCATAAGCCCTGCAATGAACACTGCTATGTACGAAAATCCAGTAACGCAGAACAATTTTGATATTTGCAGAAAATTCGGCATTCAAATTTTGGACGCTGCAAAAGGTCGGCTTGCTTGTGGCGACGATGGCGTTGGTAAAATGCCAGAACCAGACGAACTTTTTAGAGTTATCTGTAAATCGTTTGGCGTTACAGATTCTTTTGTCTGCTAGGTTTTATTTTTTCCCTCCTCTAATTCGTGGATCGATTATTGAATATAAAATATCAACTGCAAAATTGCAGATGAGCGTTATCGCTGCAAGATACAAGGTTAATCCCTGCAAAAGTGGAAAATCACGCGAAGAAATAGAATTGATAATCAATTTTCCAACTCCAGAAAGCGAAAATACATTTTCTATTATTATGCTACCTCCAAAAATATCTGCACATATAAGTCCGAGCGTTGTAATTGAAGGTATCAATGCGTTTTTTAACACGTGCCTTATTATGATTTGATTTTCTGTTAATCCTTTGCTGCGCGCTGTCCTTACATAATCCTGCTTTAATTCATTTTCTATGCTAACTTTTATGTAACGGCAGAATATTGAAGAAGAACCGAGCGAGATTGCAAGCGACGGAAGCAAAAAACTTAAAATGCTCGATGAACCGACAGACGGTAAAAGTTTTAAGCCGACAGAAAAAATTAAAATCAAAATCAGTGCCGTACAAAATGATGGAATCGAAACCCAGATTTGACTCAAGGTTGAGAGACTTTTCCATAAAAGTATTTTTCTAAACCGAGCGAATAAAATCCCAAAAAAAACTCCCAGCGCTATAGTAAAAATCAAAGAGATAAGGGCTAAAAAGGCAGTAGTTTTTATTGCATCGTAAATCAGCAGACTGACTTTTTGATTATACTTGTACGAAATTCCTAAATCGCCACGCAAAGCATTTTTTATCCAGTTTGAATATCGTACGATTAAGGGTTTATCAAGCCCTAATTGAACTTCCATATTTTGTATCTGCGCTTCTTGTGCGTCTGGACCTAAAATTGCGAGTGCTGGATTTCCAGGCAACACATTAAAAGTTACAAAAGTTACTACAGTTACAAGAAGAAGAGTTGTTAAAAAATCGAATAATTTTTTTATATAGAACTTCAATTTTTATCGCTCATTTTATTTTACAAAATAGATTTTTGAAAAATCATACATAGAAACCGGGTAAGGCGTATAACCTGCAATATTTTTTGTTGTAACGATATTTCGTCCTGGGTCGCAGATAAATACTGCTGCACATTCTTTTGTTAAGATTTCTTGGCAATCTTTAAAATATTGTGCACGTTTTTTTAGCTCGATTTCGTTTTCGGCCTTATTAAAAATTTCATCATATTCGGCATTTTTAAAGTTTGTAAAATTTCTTTTATAGTTTGAACAATACCTTCGTAACACTTCTGCTGGATCAATTTTTCCTGCAAACCCGATTACAGTCGATTGATAGTCAAATTTTGTATATACCTTTTCGAGCCAAGTTGTCCATTCAACAGGAACTATCGTGCAATTTATTCCCAAAGGCTTTAACTGATTTGCAATAAGTTGTGCGGTGTCTACATGAGGTTGGTAATTTGCAGGTACTGTTATTGCAAGGTCAAATCCATTTTTGTAATTTGAGCGAGCCATATAATCCTTTGCCTTTTGAATATCGTGCACAAAAAGTTTTGAAAGCTTATCGTTATAAAATTCAGCAAGAATTGGACTAAAATTTGAGTAGAGAGGTGTTGCAAAACCGTCAAAAACTCCGTTGATAATTTCCTGCTTGTCTATAGCACAAGTTATCGCTTTTCGAACGTTTATATCAGAAAGTGGCGGATAAAAATTATTTAGTCCTAAAATTTGAACCATATTTTGTGGATGACTTATTACATTGTATCTTCCTTCCAGTGCTTTTGCATTTATGCCGGTAACCATCTGCACAATGTCGAGCTGCCCGGATTGCAGTGCAGAAATAGAAGCGTTTTCGTCTGTCATTATGTAGATTTCGATATTTTTTATTTTTCCTGAGCGCTGTTTGTCGTAATATTCATCATTTTTTTGCAAGGTGATTTTTTCATGCAACGAATAAGAAACGAATTTGTATGGACCTGTTCCGATTGGGAATTTTTCATTTTCGGAATAGTCTTTTAAAAGGATTGGGCTGTCGCTTGCAAGCATCAAAAATGCAGAATACGGACTTTTTAATTCTACGATAAAAGTGTATTTGTCTGGAGCGGAAACACTTTTTACAATCAGCATTTTGTCGGATTGCGGAGAAAGCCCATCCAAACCTGCAAGATTTTTATATGTGTAAAGGCAGTCTTCCGAAGTGAATTCTGCGCCATTATGAAATTTTACGCCTTTTCTTAAATTAAAAGTGTAGGTCAAAAAATCTTCAGAAATGGACCAGTTTTCTGCAAGGGCTGGATATAGGCTTCCTTTTTCGTCGAATTTTAAAAGACCTTCAAAAATATTGTCTGTTACGGCAGCGGTTTCTGCAGCGGCAGACTTCCAAGGGAAAAAACTGTCTGGTTCAGAAACCATATTCATTCTAAGAGTATCTGCATTTTTTTCAGTTGAGCACGAAAACAGCACAAATGAGAATGCAAATGCTATCGCTGTTGCAAAAATTGTTTTTATTGGTTTTTTCATTTGTAATTCCTTAAAAATATTTCGATTGAATTGATTAAAATTGTTTAAAACTTACTGGCGATTTAATTCCAACGCTTTTTTTACGCCAAGCAGAGTTAATTCTGGAATCGTTTTGTCAAAAATTCCGTATGAGTCAAAAATCTTCGAAAAGCCGCCAGTGCCGATTATCTTTGCGTTTGAGTTTTTAAAAACTTCTGCATTTATCGTTTTGCAAATTTCTTTAATTGCACCAGCAGTTCCAAAGTATATTCCAGATTGAATCGCTTCGATTGTGCAGGTGGCGCAGGCTTTATCTGCTTTTTTTATGTCTACGTGTGGAAGTTTTGAAGTTGCTTGTGCCAATGCTTGAACGCCTATTTTTAGACCCGTTAAGATTGAGCCTCCAAGATATTCGCGCTCTTTTGTTACTGCGTGAATCGTGGTTGCTGTCCCCAAATCTACGATTATCAAATCTGTGTTTGGGCAAGCGGCGATTGCACCGATTGAATCTGCAATCAAGTCTGCCCCAATCTCTTTTGGATTTGGAGTTTTCAATTTTAGGCCAGTTTTAATTCCTGCTTGAATGAATAAAGGTTCAATTCCAAAATATTTTAGAATTCCATTTGAAAGTGAATAATTGATTGGAGGAACTACAGAGCAGATTCCAATTTCTGTGATTTGAGTCGGGTCAATTTGATTTTCCCGAAATAGCGAGCGAAAGAAAATTCCAATTTCATCTGAAGATGAATTTTGATTTGTGGTCTGCCTAAACTGAAATATCAGTTTATCGTCCTTGAACACACCACCAGTCGTATTGGAATTTCCAACATCGAGCGTTAGTATCATAGTACCTGTCCTTTAGATCAAGTCTACTTAGGCAAAAGCCATTTGATGTGGATTTTTAAGCGTCACTGCCGTCAACGACGGTCAATGCGACAGGTAAAACATATAACTTTTGCAAAAAAATGAAAAGACTTTATATTGCGTGGAATCGTCTAGTTTTAGATTGCATGCTTTAACATTGCGATAAAAATCAATTTTGTGAGCGATTTTTAATCGTGATGACAGCAAGGAACAAAAAAAGGTATAATCGGAATATGAAAATCGTAATAGTAGGTGCTGGATTTACAGGAATTCAACTTGCAAAGCGTCTTGTAAACGGAAAAAACGATGTAGTTTTAATCGATAATGATGAAGAAACTGTTCGCCATGCCTCCAACAGTTTGGACTGCGATGTTATTCAGGCAGAGGGAAACAATCTTCAAACTTTAGAAAATGCAGGCATAAAAGAAGCCGATGCTTTGGTATGTGTAACATCAAACGACGAAGTCAATATGATAACTTGCTCATTGGTTGACGCTGTTTATCCAAATGTCGTAAAAATCGCGAGAGTCAGAAATTATGCCTATTATGTTGACACTGCTTCCGTAGAAAAAAACGAAAGAGTACGTCCACTTTACGGCATAGATTATATGGTTCATCCAGATGTAGAAGCGGCGGAAGCGATTGCAAATGCAGCAAAGCATGGAACAATAACAGATGTTATGCCTTTGGGTGATGAATATGAACTTATAAGGGTTTGTGTCGAAAAGGGGAGCAAACTCGAAAATCAACAGCTTGTAAATGTTAGAAAGATAACAGATATTCCTGTTCTAATTGCGTATGTAGAAACAGATGGTGAAACTAGACTTCCAAGTGGCGAGACAATAATTCACGCGGAAGATTGTTTGGGTGCGCTCATTTTAAAAGATGATATTCCTGAATTTTTAAAACTTTGCGGTGCAAAGGTAAAAAAGATAAAGAAAGTTGCAATAGTCGGTGCAGGGCGAGTAGGAACAATCGTTTTAGAAAAATTGATTCAGCGAAAATCAAATCTTGTTACTTGGCTTTTTAAAAAGGAAGGCTCTCCTACACAAGAATTTTGCATAATAGATAGCGATGAAGAGCGGGCAAAAGCTGCCGAAGAAAAATTTAACGGTGTAAAGGTATTTTGTGCAGATGCTACAGAAGAAGGTTTTATAGAAGAAGAAGGAATTGATAAATACGATTTGGCTATCTGCGCAACGCATAATCATGAGTTAAATATAGTAATGTCCGCTTATTTTGAGTCTATAGGAATCCCAAACAGTATTGCGCTGGTCGGAAACAATGCTTTTGGAGAAATCGCTCGAAAAATCGGAATAGAGGTAGCAGTTCCCATACGCGACACTGTTGTAGACAGCATTATGAGCCATTTAAAAGGGCGTTCGGTTACAGGTGTCCATACTGTAAACGAAGGTTCTCTTGAAATTGTAGAAATAACTGTTGGCAAAGATTGTTCTGTAAAAGGTTGCTCGTTAAGGGACATAGCAGAGAATGGTAAATTTTTAATTTTGATGATGCAAAAATCGGGAAAGAACGAGCAATTTATTCCTATCGGAAATACAACAATCGAAGAAAAAGACCAAATCGTGTTGATTACAACAAATGAAGAAAATCAGCATGTTTTGGAAAAATTTGGAGCCGAAATTTAACGATGAATCTCATTTTTGTTTTTATACGGCTTTTTTCAATAGTGCTTGCAATCATTGGAACTTCTTTTTTATTGCCGATTGGAACAGCCTTATTTTATGGTGAAACTAAAGTTGTCATGCAATTTGTAATACCTATGCTTATTGCATGGATTGTTGGAATTATCTTTTATTTTGCTGGAAAAAAGACTCCTATAAAACTCGGTACTAGAGCAGTTTTTGCTTTTGTAAGCATTGCTTGGATAGCAATAAGTTTTTATGGTGCAATTCCTCTATATTCAGGTGGGTATTTGCAAAGCCTTGCAGATGCTGTTTTTGAAGCAGTAAGTGGTTTTAGTACAACTGGTGCAACAATCTTTAAAGATGTGGAAAGTCTTCCTCGCAGTATAAATCTTTGGCGGATGGAGATGCATTGGCTTGGCGGAATGGGAATAATTGCTTTGACAACTGCAATTTTACCACTTTTAGGTGTAGGTGGATTTCAACTTGTAAAAGCAGAATCCACTGGTCCTGAAAAAGGAAAGATTACACCAAAGATGGCAAACACAGCAAAGGCTTTATGGCTCATATATATTTCGTTTACGCTTTTGCAAACTTTTATTTTGATGGTGGTAGGAATGGATTTTATAGATGCACTTGGTCATGCCTTTTCTACTTTGGGAACTGGAGGTTTTAGTTCCAAAAATTCAAGTATAAGCGGATTTAATAGCCTCGCAATCGAAGTAGTTTGCACAATATTTATGTTTTTGGCAGGTGTGAATTTTAGCCTTTACTTTTATATACTTACGAAAAAAATTAACGAAGTAAAAAAGAACAGCGAATTTAAAGCGTACACGGCAATTTTTACACTAACGATTCTTTGTCTTTCGCTTTGCCTTGTAAAATTTTATGGTAGTTTTTCTGTAGCGCTTAGGTATGCTAGTTTTCAAGTTGCTTCTGTAATGAGTACAACAGGTTTTGCAACCGCAGATTTTATGACTTGGCCGCCAGCAGCACAATTTTTTATTTTTATTTTGTTTTTTATAGGTGGCTCTTCCGGTTCAACTGCTGGAGGTTTTAAGGTTATAAGGTGGGTAATCTTAGCAAAAAAATCAGGAACGCATATTCAGGGAATGCTTCATCCTCACGGAGTTTTTACAGTCCGCATAAATGGAGCTGCAGGAAGAGAAGATTTGGTATTAAACATTGCCGCCTTTGTTTTTATTTACATTGTTTTAACGTTTTTATCAACTTTTGTTGGAACTTTGACAGGATTGGATCTTTTTCAATCTTTTACTGCAACTTTAAGCATGATAGGAAACATTGGTCCTGCTTTTGGCCCTTTTGCAGAATACTCTTGGATTCCTACGCCATTAAAATGGTGGTATTGCTTTGTTATGATAGCTGGACGTCTTGAACTTTATAACTTGATAATCTTCTTTGTCCGCGATTTTTGGAAGCGATAGAAAATCAAACTTTTTGCAAAACTGTCGATATTTTTTTTGTAGGTTGCACCCCCTTGTGCGACGATTGTAGCCCCGCTCCCCGCCTGCGAGCCCGCAGTGGCAGGGATTGGAGGGGTGAGCGTAGCGAAAACAAACGCCAATAAAGATATTCGTACAAACCGTCGCTTGCATTTTTGCCTAAAATATATACTTTTTGTTAGCAAATGTCGTGCAAAAATGGCGTTTGGTCGAAGGCAAAAGCCGTAGCCCCGAAAAGCCCGATTTTTGCGAAACAAAGTTGAGCAAAAAGCCACCCTTAATAAAATTCAAAATTGGTCGGAATTAAAAAAGAAGTTGCTGAAAATCTCTGAATGATTTTTGTTCTGCAAGGTGAATTATGTCGCCAGACTGTGCCTCGCCAATCAAAAAGGAAGAAGCAGGATTATGTTTGGAATAATTTTTTTTGACAGAATTCTCATCATAGTTTGCATAGCAATATTTACAAAGGTGCGGACAGCAGTTGTAACTTGCAATATCGCGCATTGGAATACAAGAGCAGTGTTTGCGTAAGCGTTGCGTGCCAGTTTGAGCAAGCCGCAATCCAGTCGCCGCTTCGATAATATTTTTAGAAACGCAGGCACCAGCTTTTACGCCAAATGCAGAAAGGTCATTTGCCTCTGCACAGGTTTCAATCGACATATAAAATTTGCTTGCAATCGAACTAAACGCTCCAGCCAAAAATTTTTGGTCAGCCAGCGAAACTTCTTTTAATTCAGGAAAATTTTTTGTAGTTTTAGCATACAAATCTATAAAACTGATAATCACTCTGTTCGTATAGCCTGCAAGTTTTTCGCACATATTTTTAAATTCTCGAATATGAGTCGCAACTGAATAAGTTGAATCGACAAAAATCGGGTCATATCGCCAGCAGACTTTTTCAGCCCCTACAAATTTTGAAAGTTCAATAAAGGATTTTATAACTTCGTCTTTTTCTGGAACACTTGGTTCAATTTCTTTGCCGTATGGAGTGATTGTAACAAAAAAATACTTGCCAAAATCTTCAAATTCGCCTAAGTGTGCAAGAATCGGTTTAGGATTTTTAGTGCAAAAAACGAGGCAGTCAACAACACACGGGTCAAGTGAATATCTAGTAACCTGTCCTTTATGGTACGGATTTCTAACATCCAAAAATCCTGCTCGAATGCGGTTTACAAACCATTCAGAATAAAAAGCGGGAATATCCGTGCGTCCTGAGGCAAAAAGAATCATAAAAAGAATATATCGAAAAAATAGGCGTTGTAAAATGTGCTGTTAAAGATGTTTCGGTTATATGGATTTTATTTGGGCGGGTCCCACTGCTCTCTCGCAGGCTCGGTCGCAGTGGGTCGGGCTTTGCGTGGTTCCGCTAACGCTACATTGGCTTACGCCAACGCTGCGCGCCACTCCAATCCCTACCGCTGTAAGCTCGCAGGCGGGCAGCGGGGCTACAAGTAGACCCTACCGCATCGTCGCACACGGAGGTGCGACCTGCAAGCAATGTTGACAGTTTTGCAAAAACTGTCCGTTAAAGAAAAACAAGGAAGTTTTTCTTTAACAGCACACGGAGGTGCGACCTATAAAGCAATGCTGACAGTTTTACAAAATATACTTGTTAAATAAAAAAACTTCCGTCCGATTGAAAATCTTCAAAAGAACGGAAGTTTTGTCATTAAATATAGTTACAAACGACTTTTCTCAAAAATCGCAGAAAGTTATTTAACGATATCAGACAATGCTTGTTTCATTCCTTTTGCTTGAATGTCAGCAAAGTTTTTTGCAACGCTTTCTTCTAAGCCTGCATATTTTGTCAAATCCTCTTTCCAGAAGTCAACATTAGAAAGAACTCTGTTGGCAATTACTTTTGCATCCTTTGTTTCTTTGTTGAGCGCTGCAAAGAATTCGAGAACTGGAACTGTATCCTTGTTCTGATAGGTTTCGTCGCCTCTCTTGGATTCGAGGTATTTTCCTCCTCTTTCGTCTGTTTTTATTTCTGTTCCATTATAGAAAGCGATTAACGCTGCCATCGAGAAAGAAAGGAGTTTTGGAACTTTGCCATTTTTTGCGATTGACTGTGTAATCGATGGAAGACATCTTGTCCAGTATTTAGCAACTGAGTTCAAAGAAATTTCAATCAAGCGGTGTGGATTAAATGGATTTTGGAAGCGAGTCCAAACATCGTTTGCATATCCTTTAAGGTCTTCCTGGTCGCCATCAATGGAAGGAATTATTTCATTGAAAATTACATCGTGCATAAATTTCTGTGCAGCGGCATTTGGTTCGTTAAAGCCTGTTCCAACTTTTTCTGAGCAAACTATATCCTGAACATAATTTGAGCCAGCCAAGTATGCGGCAAGAACAGAAGAAGTGTGTGCTCCATTCAAAATGCGAACTTTTCTTGTGTGGTAGTAGTCCATATTCTGAACCCACTTAACAGAAAGTCCTGCTTTAACGAGAGGAAGTTCATCTTCGTGTGATTTTGCAGATTCAATAACCCAAAAGTGAAAGAGTTCTGCGGAATCGAGCAATTTATCTTCGTATCCAAGTTTTTCGCAAAGGTTTTCTGCTTGAGTTTTTCCGTTTTCTTCTTTTGTAAGAAGTGGGAAGTAGCCTGGAACAATGCGGTCAACAAGGCAAGAGCAAACATCGCAGTCGTTGTTAAACCAGTTTATAAAATCAGGTCCTAAATGCCAGTCGCGTGCATGCTGGAGAATGCAGATTCTAAGGTTAAGACCTGCATCATCAGAAAGTTCGCAAGGAATTAAAATCAAACCTTTGTCGTGTGCTCCATTAAATGCTTTAAAGCGATGGTACAAAAATGCGGTTAGTTTTCCAGGATAAGAAGCCTGTGGTTTGTCGTCTAATTTTGCAGAAGAATCGTATTGAATTCCTGCTTCTGTAGTATTAGAAACTATAAATCTTAAATCTGGATTTTCTGCACACTTTATATAGTCATCAAAGTTTACATAAGGGTTTATTGAGCGGCTGATAGAGTTAATAGTGCGAGTTTCTACGGTTGGTTTTCCGTCTTTCATTCCGCGAAGAACCGTATTGTAGAGGTTGTTTTGTTCGTTCATCGCATCTATCATTCCCTTTGCCAAAGGTTGAACGATAACTATGTTTCCATTGAAATCTGTTTTTTCGTTAACGATATCAATTTGCCAATCTACAAATGCACGAAGGAATCCACCTTCTCCGAATTGTAGGATTTTTTCTGGACGTTTTACTGTTTTTACAACGTCTTTTATCGACTTTAATGCCATTTTAAGAGCCTCCAAAATTATAAAATAATGCTATCATTTATAGGAAAACCTTTCAATGTCGAAAAAATTATTCCGCGTTTGACATATAAATTGATAAAAAAGCTACATTTTATTATGAAATTTGTACAAAAACAGAAAAGACTTGTAAAAAAAACGACATCATAATAGAATTATTTAACCATTCCTTAGAGGTGCCCTGCTGATGAAAAATGATTGTTCAGGAAAGAGAATTGGATTTGTTTTGCAGTCTATTCATTTTGGCTCATCATTAAAGCTTTGGCAAAAGCTTACGAATTATGTT
It contains:
- a CDS encoding type III pantothenate kinase, giving the protein MILTLDVGNSNTTGGVFKDDKLIFQFRQTTNQNSSSDEIGIFFRSLFRENQIDPTQITEIGICSVVPPINYSLSNGILKYFGIEPLFIQAGIKTGLKLKTPNPKEIGADLIADSIGAIAACPNTDLIIVDLGTATTIHAVTKEREYLGGSILTGLKIGVQALAQATSKLPHVDIKKADKACATCTIEAIQSGIYFGTAGAIKEICKTINAEVFKNSNAKIIGTGGFSKIFDSYGIFDKTIPELTLLGVKKALELNRQ
- a CDS encoding ABC transporter substrate-binding protein — protein: MKKPIKTIFATAIAFAFSFVLFSCSTEKNADTLRMNMVSEPDSFFPWKSAAAETAAVTDNIFEGLLKFDEKGSLYPALAENWSISEDFLTYTFNLRKGVKFHNGAEFTSEDCLYTYKNLAGLDGLSPQSDKMLIVKSVSAPDKYTFIVELKSPYSAFLMLASDSPILLKDYSENEKFPIGTGPYKFVSYSLHEKITLQKNDEYYDKQRSGKIKNIEIYIMTDENASISALQSGQLDIVQMVTGINAKALEGRYNVISHPQNMVQILGLNNFYPPLSDINVRKAITCAIDKQEIINGVFDGFATPLYSNFSPILAEFYNDKLSKLFVHDIQKAKDYMARSNYKNGFDLAITVPANYQPHVDTAQLIANQLKPLGINCTIVPVEWTTWLEKVYTKFDYQSTVIGFAGKIDPAEVLRRYCSNYKRNFTNFKNAEYDEIFNKAENEIELKKRAQYFKDCQEILTKECAAVFICDPGRNIVTTKNIAGYTPYPVSMYDFSKIYFVK
- a CDS encoding TrkH family potassium uptake protein, yielding MNLIFVFIRLFSIVLAIIGTSFLLPIGTALFYGETKVVMQFVIPMLIAWIVGIIFYFAGKKTPIKLGTRAVFAFVSIAWIAISFYGAIPLYSGGYLQSLADAVFEAVSGFSTTGATIFKDVESLPRSINLWRMEMHWLGGMGIIALTTAILPLLGVGGFQLVKAESTGPEKGKITPKMANTAKALWLIYISFTLLQTFILMVVGMDFIDALGHAFSTLGTGGFSSKNSSISGFNSLAIEVVCTIFMFLAGVNFSLYFYILTKKINEVKKNSEFKAYTAIFTLTILCLSLCLVKFYGSFSVALRYASFQVASVMSTTGFATADFMTWPPAAQFFIFILFFIGGSSGSTAGGFKVIRWVILAKKSGTHIQGMLHPHGVFTVRINGAAGREDLVLNIAAFVFIYIVLTFLSTFVGTLTGLDLFQSFTATLSMIGNIGPAFGPFAEYSWIPTPLKWWYCFVMIAGRLELYNLIIFFVRDFWKR
- a CDS encoding tagaturonate reductase; translation: MALKSIKDVVKTVKRPEKILQFGEGGFLRAFVDWQIDIVNEKTDFNGNIVIVQPLAKGMIDAMNEQNNLYNTVLRGMKDGKPTVETRTINSISRSINPYVNFDDYIKCAENPDLRFIVSNTTEAGIQYDSSAKLDDKPQASYPGKLTAFLYHRFKAFNGAHDKGLILIPCELSDDAGLNLRICILQHARDWHLGPDFINWFNNDCDVCSCLVDRIVPGYFPLLTKEENGKTQAENLCEKLGYEDKLLDSAELFHFWVIESAKSHEDELPLVKAGLSVKWVQNMDYYHTRKVRILNGAHTSSVLAAYLAGSNYVQDIVCSEKVGTGFNEPNAAAQKFMHDVIFNEIIPSIDGDQEDLKGYANDVWTRFQNPFNPHRLIEISLNSVAKYWTRCLPSITQSIAKNGKVPKLLSFSMAALIAFYNGTEIKTDERGGKYLESKRGDETYQNKDTVPVLEFFAALNKETKDAKVIANRVLSNVDFWKEDLTKYAGLEESVAKNFADIQAKGMKQALSDIVK
- a CDS encoding flavoprotein; this translates as MLKGKTVILGVTGSIACYKSASLVSLLVKAHAQVHVIMTKNALNFITPITFETLSCNKCLTDTFDRNFDFDVKHVSLAKKADIFVIAPATANTIAKIAHGIADDMLTTTFLASSCKKIISPAMNTAMYENPVTQNNFDICRKFGIQILDAAKGRLACGDDGVGKMPEPDELFRVICKSFGVTDSFVC
- a CDS encoding NAD-binding protein; amino-acid sequence: MKIVIVGAGFTGIQLAKRLVNGKNDVVLIDNDEETVRHASNSLDCDVIQAEGNNLQTLENAGIKEADALVCVTSNDEVNMITCSLVDAVYPNVVKIARVRNYAYYVDTASVEKNERVRPLYGIDYMVHPDVEAAEAIANAAKHGTITDVMPLGDEYELIRVCVEKGSKLENQQLVNVRKITDIPVLIAYVETDGETRLPSGETIIHAEDCLGALILKDDIPEFLKLCGAKVKKIKKVAIVGAGRVGTIVLEKLIQRKSNLVTWLFKKEGSPTQEFCIIDSDEERAKAAEEKFNGVKVFCADATEEGFIEEEGIDKYDLAICATHNHELNIVMSAYFESIGIPNSIALVGNNAFGEIARKIGIEVAVPIRDTVVDSIMSHLKGRSVTGVHTVNEGSLEIVEITVGKDCSVKGCSLRDIAENGKFLILMMQKSGKNEQFIPIGNTTIEEKDQIVLITTNEENQHVLEKFGAEI
- a CDS encoding DUF1848 domain-containing protein, yielding MILFASGRTDIPAFYSEWFVNRIRAGFLDVRNPYHKGQVTRYSLDPCVVDCLVFCTKNPKPILAHLGEFEDFGKYFFVTITPYGKEIEPSVPEKDEVIKSFIELSKFVGAEKVCWRYDPIFVDSTYSVATHIREFKNMCEKLAGYTNRVIISFIDLYAKTTKNFPELKEVSLADQKFLAGAFSSIASKFYMSIETCAEANDLSAFGVKAGACVSKNIIEAATGLRLAQTGTQRLRKHCSCIPMRDIASYNCCPHLCKYCYANYDENSVKKNYSKHNPASSFLIGEAQSGDIIHLAEQKSFRDFQQLLF
- a CDS encoding ABC transporter permease yields the protein MKFYIKKLFDFLTTLLLVTVVTFVTFNVLPGNPALAILGPDAQEAQIQNMEVQLGLDKPLIVRYSNWIKNALRGDLGISYKYNQKVSLLIYDAIKTTAFLALISLIFTIALGVFFGILFARFRKILLWKSLSTLSQIWVSIPSFCTALILILIFSVGLKLLPSVGSSSILSFLLPSLAISLGSSSIFCRYIKVSIENELKQDYVRTARSKGLTENQIIIRHVLKNALIPSITTLGLICADIFGGSIIIENVFSLSGVGKLIINSISSRDFPLLQGLTLYLAAITLICNFAVDILYSIIDPRIRGGKK